The Raoultibacter phocaeensis genome includes a window with the following:
- a CDS encoding FKBP-type peptidyl-prolyl cis-trans isomerase → MSNEGKKVKVHYTGTLDDGTKFDSSVDRGEPIEFTCMAGMMIPGFDAAVKDLAVGETKTVHIPAADAYGEYNEELIQKIPVSQIPNGEQLPVGQTIYMQGPGGQPFPVFVKDITDGVATFDMNHELAGKDLNFEIELVECED, encoded by the coding sequence ATGAGCAACGAGGGCAAAAAGGTCAAGGTCCACTACACCGGAACGCTTGACGACGGTACCAAGTTCGACTCTTCCGTGGACCGCGGCGAACCCATCGAATTCACCTGCATGGCCGGTATGATGATCCCCGGATTCGATGCCGCCGTAAAAGACCTCGCAGTCGGCGAGACCAAAACGGTTCACATCCCCGCCGCCGACGCCTACGGCGAGTACAACGAAGAGCTGATTCAGAAGATCCCCGTATCCCAAATTCCCAACGGTGAACAGCTTCCCGTCGGCCAGACCATCTACATGCAGGGCCCCGGCGGCCAGCCCTTCCCCGTTTTCGTGAAGGATATCACCGACGGCGTGGCTACGTTCGACATGAACCACGAGTTGGCCGGCAAAGACCTCAACTTCGAGATCGAGCTTGTGGAGTGCGAGGACTAA
- a CDS encoding FKBP-type peptidyl-prolyl cis-trans isomerase, producing the protein MDNSNKMVKVSYVGTFDDGSVFIDQSTPIEFPCIDGWMPPAFIDTVRDMEIGETRTAHVGANEAYEERTDERILEVPREKIPPGLKLPVGKMVNLEDPTGQTFPARVIEVTDEKAVFDMNHDAIAKALNFTITLLAVTDLDRC; encoded by the coding sequence ATGGATAACAGCAACAAGATGGTGAAGGTGTCCTATGTGGGCACGTTCGATGATGGTAGCGTGTTCATCGACCAGAGCACCCCGATCGAGTTTCCGTGCATCGACGGATGGATGCCGCCCGCCTTCATCGACACCGTACGCGACATGGAAATCGGCGAGACGCGTACCGCACACGTCGGAGCGAACGAGGCGTACGAGGAGCGCACCGACGAGCGCATTCTCGAAGTGCCACGCGAGAAGATTCCGCCTGGGCTCAAACTTCCCGTGGGCAAGATGGTGAACCTCGAAGATCCCACGGGGCAGACCTTCCCCGCGCGCGTCATTGAAGTAACCGATGAGAAGGCCGTGTTCGATATGAACCACGACGCGATAGCCAAGGCGCTCAACTTCACGATCACCCTGCTTGCGGTGACCGATCTCGATCGGTGCTGA
- a CDS encoding molybdopterin-dependent oxidoreductase, giving the protein MGIETRGETVYRGIAWSAFACSANTAAVDVKDGKILRIRPLHYDEVSTEEDRKPWRIEARGKVFEPGEKTLLPPLSLTYKKRIYSKNRVLYPLKRVDWDPNGERNPHMRGISKYERISWDEATTLIASEIKRIHDTYGPLAIMCQADGHGETKVVHAPHGAQAMMLELCGGYTLQARQPDSWEGWYWGAKHMWGMDPVGMQVNQRNLYKDVCEHGDAVLYWGCDLETTPWGWGGQQPSRMAYFLEELGLKSFFVSPDLNYTGACHKGKWIPVLPNTDAALQLAIAYVWITEGTYYKEYVESHTVGFDWFEYYVLGNEDGVPKSPKWAEEKCGVPSYTIKAFARYWAKHAVSIAHADGGGMIRSPFSHEPARLEIVLLAMQGLGRPGTGQLHLIEFGQFGFDEWNPMPRSEKYFEVPGAYHGWMETIGRQNFFPKTMTPQALTLPEGEKLRWYGHVVCTAPRADQFVPFEFPADGAPMIHMIVSDSPSWTTCWNGGFTMQAALRNERVETIVMQHPWFENDTVFADIILPVNTMFEEKDVAVDNWSGQFNMMYIQDDCIEPLGESKSDYECAIEVAKKLEPYGGPYENLVERYTQGKSVDEWIEAGFESAQADGLISYEEFAEKKMCLAPTADGWEDDPVALSAWYDDPASQPLSTPTQKIEIYSTGLAEHFPNDTERPIVPHWIEETEEHKERISSERAVNYPFLMVTNHPRWRVHSEHDDVTWMREIRTCKVEGPDGYLYEPVWMNPVDAGKLGLKDGDVVRIYNERGSVLGGMYVNERIMPGAVYQDHGARVDPIVTGKCGLDRGGANNLICPTATTSKNAAGEATNGFLVNVEKVDVFALAQQYPVEFGREYDPSDGLRVAAWMADGCAGDVSTKAEA; this is encoded by the coding sequence ATGGGTATCGAAACGCGGGGCGAAACGGTCTACCGCGGCATCGCGTGGTCGGCGTTCGCGTGCAGTGCGAACACAGCGGCCGTAGACGTGAAGGACGGAAAGATACTGCGTATCCGACCGCTGCACTACGATGAGGTATCGACGGAAGAGGATCGAAAGCCGTGGCGCATCGAAGCGCGCGGCAAAGTGTTCGAGCCGGGCGAGAAGACGCTGCTTCCGCCGCTTTCGCTCACGTACAAGAAGCGCATCTATTCGAAGAACCGCGTGCTGTATCCTTTGAAGCGCGTGGACTGGGATCCGAACGGCGAGCGAAATCCGCATATGCGCGGCATCTCCAAGTACGAACGGATCAGCTGGGACGAGGCAACTACCCTCATCGCTTCGGAGATCAAGCGCATTCACGATACGTACGGCCCGCTCGCTATCATGTGCCAGGCCGACGGCCACGGCGAGACAAAGGTCGTGCACGCCCCCCACGGCGCGCAGGCGATGATGCTCGAGCTGTGCGGCGGCTACACGCTGCAGGCCCGTCAACCCGACAGCTGGGAGGGCTGGTACTGGGGTGCGAAGCACATGTGGGGTATGGACCCGGTAGGCATGCAGGTCAACCAGAGAAACCTGTACAAAGACGTATGCGAGCACGGTGATGCGGTATTGTATTGGGGCTGCGATCTCGAAACCACGCCCTGGGGCTGGGGCGGGCAGCAGCCGAGCCGCATGGCGTACTTCTTGGAAGAACTCGGTTTGAAATCGTTCTTCGTTTCTCCCGACCTCAACTACACGGGCGCGTGCCATAAGGGAAAATGGATACCGGTGCTCCCCAACACCGATGCGGCTTTGCAGCTTGCGATCGCGTACGTGTGGATTACCGAAGGAACATACTACAAAGAGTACGTCGAGAGCCATACGGTCGGATTCGACTGGTTCGAGTACTACGTGCTCGGCAACGAGGACGGTGTGCCGAAATCGCCGAAGTGGGCGGAAGAAAAATGCGGCGTGCCAAGCTACACCATCAAGGCATTCGCCCGCTATTGGGCGAAGCACGCCGTATCGATCGCGCATGCGGACGGTGGCGGCATGATCCGCTCCCCGTTCTCGCACGAACCGGCGCGCTTGGAGATCGTGCTCTTGGCGATGCAGGGGCTGGGCAGACCGGGAACCGGCCAGTTGCACCTGATCGAATTCGGCCAGTTCGGCTTCGACGAGTGGAACCCGATGCCGCGTTCGGAGAAGTACTTCGAGGTGCCTGGAGCCTACCACGGCTGGATGGAGACGATCGGCAGGCAGAACTTCTTCCCGAAAACTATGACGCCGCAGGCGCTTACCTTGCCCGAGGGAGAGAAGCTTCGCTGGTACGGCCATGTTGTGTGCACGGCCCCGCGTGCCGATCAGTTCGTTCCGTTCGAGTTCCCTGCAGACGGTGCACCCATGATCCATATGATCGTATCCGATTCGCCCAGTTGGACGACCTGCTGGAACGGCGGCTTTACCATGCAGGCAGCTTTGCGCAACGAACGCGTGGAAACCATCGTGATGCAGCATCCGTGGTTCGAGAACGATACGGTGTTCGCTGATATCATCCTGCCTGTGAACACCATGTTCGAGGAGAAGGACGTGGCGGTGGACAACTGGTCCGGCCAGTTCAACATGATGTACATACAAGACGACTGCATCGAGCCGTTGGGCGAATCGAAATCCGACTACGAATGCGCAATCGAGGTCGCCAAGAAACTCGAGCCCTACGGCGGTCCCTACGAGAACCTCGTCGAGCGTTATACGCAGGGCAAGTCCGTCGACGAGTGGATCGAAGCGGGTTTCGAGAGCGCGCAGGCAGACGGCCTCATAAGCTACGAAGAATTCGCGGAAAAGAAGATGTGCCTGGCTCCGACGGCTGACGGATGGGAGGACGATCCCGTTGCGCTAAGCGCCTGGTACGACGACCCCGCTTCGCAGCCGCTTTCGACCCCCACCCAGAAGATCGAGATCTACTCAACCGGCTTGGCAGAGCATTTCCCCAACGATACCGAACGTCCCATCGTGCCGCACTGGATCGAGGAGACCGAGGAGCACAAGGAACGCATCTCAAGCGAGCGGGCAGTGAACTACCCGTTTCTCATGGTTACGAACCACCCGCGGTGGCGCGTTCATTCCGAGCACGACGACGTGACGTGGATGCGCGAAATCCGTACCTGCAAGGTCGAAGGCCCCGACGGCTATCTGTACGAACCGGTATGGATGAACCCGGTGGACGCCGGCAAGCTGGGGCTTAAGGATGGCGATGTGGTCCGCATCTACAACGAGCGTGGAAGCGTTCTCGGCGGCATGTACGTCAACGAGCGCATCATGCCCGGAGCGGTGTACCAAGACCACGGCGCGCGCGTCGATCCGATCGTGACGGGGAAGTGCGGACTCGATCGCGGCGGCGCCAACAACCTCATCTGCCCTACAGCAACCACGTCGAAGAACGCCGCCGGCGAAGCCACCAACGGCTTTCTCGTCAACGTCGAGAAAGTGGATGTGTTCGCCTTGGCGCAGCAGTACCCCGTCGAGTTCGGCCGCGAATACGACCCGTCCGACGGCCTGCGCGTTGCAGCTTGGATGGCTGACGGGTGTGCGGGCGATGTGAGTACGAAGGCCGAAGCGTAA
- a CDS encoding response regulator transcription factor, with protein sequence MKAETLFPVRMLGFGFYWAWLFLVGVSPTPILGALQPEQPIEAMELLFRLLGIVLIIVFSAWLSSSKGRLFLLCVGSIVGSLGSAALITFGASPLTIALVACADASIFMLWLSFFGHMKLGETALYMTLSYAVGSILFVCIAWAGAEAANVCALLLPLLSGITFFYSNKLYQHETGSSGTMLSEIRANGHREAPIFPYISRMTTALGLYALVFGLITSMAVCNGLSGGIAGPYIEAPCCIGLGIALALIYNSKKKARGIYYLYRFVPFAFSVGLALLLLVSQGGFFAANAFIMTAYLAFEILILNDFCNAIKMNDLPPLRTFGIARFAITIGMLLGWVFGMATATLPPSFSPVAVAAGAGIVIVVIASTLVFTEKEVFSLSGVAEERGFEEKLALNNNPHHTTDESIQQFGIAWQLSNRETDVLDLLLKGRTTQYISQNLFIAPGTVKTHTYNIYKKMGIHTKMELLDLFDAFREERP encoded by the coding sequence ATGAAGGCTGAGACGCTCTTTCCGGTTCGCATGCTCGGGTTCGGGTTTTATTGGGCATGGCTGTTTCTCGTCGGAGTATCACCGACGCCGATTCTCGGAGCGCTGCAGCCCGAGCAACCGATCGAGGCGATGGAGCTTCTGTTCCGATTGCTCGGTATCGTTCTCATCATCGTGTTCTCGGCATGGCTCTCGTCCTCAAAAGGACGCCTGTTTCTTCTCTGCGTAGGAAGCATCGTCGGGTCGCTCGGTTCCGCTGCACTGATCACGTTCGGCGCTTCGCCGCTTACGATCGCCCTCGTCGCCTGTGCGGACGCTTCGATATTCATGCTGTGGCTCAGCTTTTTCGGCCACATGAAACTCGGAGAAACGGCGCTGTACATGACCTTGTCGTATGCTGTCGGCTCGATTCTTTTCGTCTGCATCGCGTGGGCCGGAGCGGAAGCGGCAAACGTATGCGCTCTGCTTCTTCCCCTGCTTTCCGGCATTACGTTCTTCTATTCGAACAAGCTCTACCAACACGAAACGGGATCGTCCGGCACGATGCTGAGCGAGATTAGGGCGAACGGACACAGGGAGGCTCCCATCTTTCCCTACATCAGCAGGATGACGACCGCGCTCGGCCTGTATGCGCTTGTCTTCGGCTTGATCACCAGCATGGCTGTGTGCAACGGCTTGAGCGGAGGCATAGCAGGCCCCTACATTGAAGCCCCCTGCTGTATCGGGTTGGGAATCGCGCTCGCCCTGATATACAATTCGAAGAAGAAAGCACGCGGCATATACTATCTGTACCGATTCGTGCCCTTTGCCTTCTCCGTTGGGTTGGCGCTTCTTTTGCTCGTGAGCCAAGGGGGATTCTTCGCGGCGAACGCGTTCATCATGACCGCATACCTCGCGTTTGAGATATTGATCCTCAACGACTTCTGCAATGCGATCAAGATGAACGACCTTCCGCCTCTGCGGACGTTTGGCATTGCCCGTTTCGCGATTACGATCGGGATGCTGCTCGGCTGGGTGTTCGGCATGGCGACGGCGACGCTGCCGCCATCGTTCTCGCCTGTTGCCGTAGCCGCAGGCGCAGGCATCGTAATCGTTGTCATCGCGTCGACCCTCGTGTTCACCGAGAAGGAGGTGTTCTCTCTCAGCGGCGTAGCCGAAGAGCGAGGCTTCGAAGAGAAGCTTGCGCTGAACAACAACCCGCACCATACGACAGATGAGAGCATCCAGCAGTTCGGAATCGCATGGCAGCTGTCCAACAGAGAAACGGACGTGCTCGACCTGCTTCTCAAAGGTCGCACGACCCAGTACATATCGCAGAATCTTTTCATCGCTCCCGGAACCGTCAAGACCCATACCTACAACATTTACAAGAAAATGGGCATTCACACTAAAATGGAATTGCTCGACCTCTTCGATGCTTTTCGAGAAGAACGGCCCTGA